GGACATCACCCGGCGGGCGAACAAACTGCGCCGCGACGCCGAGGACCGCTTCGAAGAGGTCGTGGACGAGGTCGAGACGCGTGGCCGCAAGGCGAAGGAGCGCGTCGAGGAGTGGGCCGAGGACGTGGCCGACGAAGTGCGCGAGGGTCGGCGCACCATCGAGCGGACCGCCAACTCGGCACGCGACGAGTTGGAGCGCCGGCTGGCCGATGCCCGGGCACGTCGCCGGGCCGCGGTGGATGCCGTGGTCGGCGATGACGGCGGCACTGCCTGACGGTGCGTGACACCGAGCCGGCACCACTGCTCGAAAGCCCGCCGACCAGCGGGCTTTCTGCCGTGGCGCCCCGCGGGACCTTCCTCGGCGAACTGCTCACCACGCTCGACCGCTCCAACATCCCGCTGCTCGCGTCGGCGCTGACCTTCGACGCCATCCTCGCGTTGATCCCGTTTTCCATACTGCTCGTCGCCGGCCTCGGCCTGTTGCTGACGCGCACCGAGTATTTCGGGATGCTCGACCCCGGTGCCTTGATCGGCAACTTCCTTCCGGCGCACGAGCACCAGGCCGTCGGCGATCCGATGGCGTTGGTCGAGGGGATGCTGGTCAAGATCCGCGGTTTCCGCAGCACCTTCACCTGGGTGGCCGTGCCGGCGTTTCTCTGGTTCTCCACCCGGATGTTCGGCGCGGTACGCGTCTGCCTCTCGAATGTGTTCCATGCGCAGGCCAAGACGATGCCCGGGAGCTACGTCATCTCGTACCTGATCGGCTACGCCGTCGGGAAGGGGCGGGACCTGCTGATGGTCCTCGTGGTGCTGGCCCTCGCGCTGGTGAATACGCTCCTGTCGGGAGCGATCTCGGTGCTCACCGGCGAAGGGATCTACCTCGAGCCGCCGTGGACCTTCTTCGTCAGTGGCCTGGGCGTCATCCTCGGCGAATTCGTCGCCATCTCCTCCGGCGTGGCGCTCTTCGTGGCGCTCTACCGCTACGCCTCGCCCAGGCGGCTCTCGTGGCGTGG
The Gemmatimonadota bacterium DNA segment above includes these coding regions:
- a CDS encoding YtxH domain-containing protein → MRNDDRDVTYVEQDGGSTAKWFLFGALVGAGLGLLFAPQSGERTRRDITRRANKLRRDAEDRFEEVVDEVETRGRKAKERVEEWAEDVADEVREGRRTIERTANSARDELERRLADARARRRAAVDAVVGDDGGTA
- a CDS encoding YihY/virulence factor BrkB family protein; its protein translation is MRDTEPAPLLESPPTSGLSAVAPRGTFLGELLTTLDRSNIPLLASALTFDAILALIPFSILLVAGLGLLLTRTEYFGMLDPGALIGNFLPAHEHQAVGDPMALVEGMLVKIRGFRSTFTWVAVPAFLWFSTRMFGAVRVCLSNVFHAQAKTMPGSYVISYLIGYAVGKGRDLLMVLVVLALALVNTLLSGAISVLTGEGIYLEPPWTFFVSGLGVILGEFVAISSGVALFVALYRYASPRRLSWRGSLIAAAVSTVGFELAKRLFGLYLGHAARGGQFAVDVNIGAATLLILWIWYMALVFLLGAAVAHVWEGRRT